CAGCGCCATTTCTCTGGTACTGATATCCTAGCACGACGTCTCCGCCTCCTGTCGCATCCTCAATCGGATATTATTCCCAGGTGACCAACCTTTTATTTGCTGTCAAACAGGACAAAACGACACCTCTCTCCCATCTCACCCCCGAATTAAGCCTTCCACAGACGCGCGACAGCCTCAGTAACACCGACGTCGCTGGTCTCGAACTCGTACAGGCCGAGGCCAACCAGTGCGGTGACGACGTTGAGACCCCACATGGTCGCCTTGCGCGACTTGGGGTAGTGCTTGGTGGGGACGTAATCGATGATGATGTTCTGGAAGCCGGTGTGGGAGTGGATGAGGATCATGGCGCAGAGGACGGCGTCGGTTGTGGGGTTCAGGGAGCCGGCGGCGAAGGGGGCGATGGTGATGGGGACGAGGCCGGCAGCGAGAATGCGGTCGAAGCTCCAGTGGTAGGAGCCATGGGCGGGACTCGGGGGAGGGACGGGGGCAGGGTCGTTCACTAGAGGTTATCACGGGTTAGGATGTCTTGCGTTTTTTCCAAGTTTTGACTTTCACATGGGTTTCCGTACCTCCGCCCTGAATGACCTCTGCAGTGAATAGGTTAGCAATGGTTCGATTATAAATGGATAGCATGCAAGGTGACTGCGACGTACGAGGACCGACGGGCAAAAGATCCCTCTTGGCGGTTGTGTGGAAGGCGGCGACTCTTGACGAGTTCTTGACGAAGGCGGAACGGATCGGGGTGGCCTGGGCCATGCGGGCCGCCGTGGCTGTTTGCCGGAGAAGAGCAGGGCGCACAATCGAAGCCATGGTGATCGCTGGTATTTCACGGGCGGTTCAATTGGTATTCGCGGGTGGAGGGAGGCGGGATGTCGTTGTTTGGAGGCTTGGAAGTTGAGAAGGAGAGCTAGGTTTAGAGTGCCGGAATCGATGATGTCCACTTAGCCGAGGGTAGGCACAGGTTCCGGATCGCGAAGACGGGCGTCTGACATTGGAAGGGCTGTGATTGGCTAATGGCACCCCGATGGCTCCACGTGATTTCGGTCGACGAAGAAAGTCGGCATGGGCCGGCCATCGGGCCAACGTACATGCGTGACAAGTCTTATCGACATTGCGATAAGGGAAATTTTTGGAGCTTGGAGTGGGATCAGTTGCGCGACAGCTCTGAGTGACCTGTGTCAGTCATTCTGGTTGCTGGCAGGGTTGGTTTTCACATCCTCAGACTCCTATCCAGTGCTGAGCTTTTCTTTGCCGCTCTTTCTTCAATGCATTCAAAATTACAGATCTTCTAATTACCACCACACACCCCATTATGTCGTCGACATTGGTGGCCCGCCTCCCCGAATTACGGCGGAACATTTGCGTTCGATGCGCTGCGCTCCCAGTAGCCCATTTCAGACAAAACCAAGCGAGATGGGTATCACAAAAGGTCGTGGAGAAGCGCAAGACAGGAGAGGAGGAGTGGGCAAGACGCGCCACAGCAATTGAGCAGGGTGAAATTCAGAATATCTGGGATGTATTTGAGGAGCGAGGTTACGTCAAGGACGTCGCAGGGTGAGTCGAGGCGCCCCCCCTTCGCTGTCGCTACTCGAGATAATGTTTGCTGACCTGACCGAACTCAAGGCGCACACCACAGGTCAAAGAACTCTTGCGGACCAAACGAATAGGCGCATACGTCGGCGTCGATCCCACGGCGGCGTCCCTCCACGTCGGCCACCTTCTCCCCTTTATGCCCCTTTTCTGGATGTACCTCAACGGGTACACGGCCGTGTCGCTGGTCGGAGGCGCGACGGGCAGGATAGGTGACCCGACGGACCGACTGAAGACGCGCGAGGTCATGGCGAATAGCGAGGTCTCAATGAACATCACAAAGATCCACTACCAGCTGAAGAAGATTTGGGCAAACGTGGAAGCCCTGGGGCGAAAGTACGGCCACGAGGCGGACTGGGCGGCCAAGAGGCATCTCGTGAACAACAACATGTGGTGGCAAAGCTTGCCATTGTACGATGTCATGAAGAGACTGGGCCGCTTCATGCGGATAGGGCCCATGCTCGGCCGCGATACGTGAGTCCTCATATAGGAGAAGTCCCCCTACCCCTTTTCGACAGAGTTGCTGACCCCCTGTCTAGAGTCAAGAACAAGATGGAAAAGGGCGACGGCATGTCCCTCGCAGAATTCACCTACCCCTTAATGCAAGGATGGGACTTTTGGCACCTGTACTCCAAGCTCGGCGTCCAGATGCAAATCGGAGGCTCAGATCAGTTCGGAAACATCGTGACGGGCATCGAGGCCGTCAAGACGATCCGCGCGTCCGAGGAGAACCCCAACATGCGCATGCCCGAGACCTGGAGAGACGACCCAATCGGCTTCACGGTGCCCCTCCTGACGGACAGCGCGGGCGCAAAGTTTGGCAAGAGCGCTGGCAACGCCGTTTGGCTCGACCCCTTTATGACGAGCGCCTTTGACCTCTACGGCTATTTCGCCCGGCGGTCCGACACCGAGGTTGAGCGGCTCCTCAAGCTCTTCACCTTCCTGCCCACCGCCAACATTGAGAAGCTCATGGTCGACCACGCAAAGAACCCGCCCGCGCGCGTCGCGCAGCACACCCTCGCCTTCGAGGTGCTCTCTCTCGTCCACGGCGCCGACGTTGCCATCagggagcagcagcagcatcagTTCATGTACAGCAAGGGATCCGGCACCCAATTCGCCGGCGCCTCGCCCGAGAAAGCGGGACAGAACAACACCGTGGCCCCCTACAAGGCCGTGGAAGGCCACCCGACGACCCTCAACAACGCGCCCAAGATGGACATGCAGCTCCCCGAAAACCTCATCTACAACCAAGGCATCGCCCGCATCCTCTACGCCGCAGGTCTCGCCACCTCCGTCAGCGAGGGCCACCGCATCGCCCGCGCCCAGGGCGCCTACGTCGCCGCCGCGCCCGGCAAGGACATGCGCGGCCTCGTGCCCGGAAAC
The DNA window shown above is from Colletotrichum lupini chromosome 7, complete sequence and carries:
- a CDS encoding tRNA synthetase class I, with amino-acid sequence MSSTLVARLPELRRNICVRCAALPVAHFRQNQARWVSQKVVEKRKTGEEEWARRATAIEQGEIQNIWDVFEERGYVKDVAGRTPQVKELLRTKRIGAYVGVDPTAASLHVGHLLPFMPLFWMYLNGYTAVSLVGGATGRIGDPTDRLKTREVMANSEVSMNITKIHYQLKKIWANVEALGRKYGHEADWAAKRHLVNNNMWWQSLPLYDVMKRLGRFMRIGPMLGRDTVKNKMEKGDGMSLAEFTYPLMQGWDFWHLYSKLGVQMQIGGSDQFGNIVTGIEAVKTIRASEENPNMRMPETWRDDPIGFTVPLLTDSAGAKFGKSAGNAVWLDPFMTSAFDLYGYFARRSDTEVERLLKLFTFLPTANIEKLMVDHAKNPPARVAQHTLAFEVLSLVHGADVAIREQQQHQFMYSKGSGTQFAGASPEKAGQNNTVAPYKAVEGHPTTLNNAPKMDMQLPENLIYNQGIARILYAAGLATSVSEGHRIARAQGAYVAAAPGKDMRGLVPGNLDWTPVKLWYPQDVPKFLIDGRVLIIRKGKHNVRIIEVVSDKEWQDSGKAYPGEPFKGKTRVLMQQLKELAAAEGRKLSRRELEQMVKEKLAAEEEEVTVANNPDIKFPKKSERQQAFEEGKSRE
- a CDS encoding CybS protein, which produces MASIVRPALLRQTATAARMAQATPIRSAFVKNSSRVAAFHTTAKRDLLPVGPQVIQGGVNDPAPVPPPSPAHGSYHWSFDRILAAGLVPITIAPFAAGSLNPTTDAVLCAMILIHSHTGFQNIIIDYVPTKHYPKSRKATMWGLNVVTALVGLGLYEFETSDVGVTEAVARLWKA